In Arvicola amphibius chromosome 1, mArvAmp1.2, whole genome shotgun sequence, one DNA window encodes the following:
- the Pank1 gene encoding pantothenate kinase 1 isoform X3, giving the protein MKLINGKKQTFPWFGMDIGGTLVKLVYFEPKDITAEEEQEEVENLKSIRKYLTSNTAYGKTGIRDVHLELKNLTMCGRKGNLHFIRFPTCAMHMFIQMGSEKNFSSLHTTLCATGGGAFKFEEDFRMIADLQLHKLDELDCLIQGLLYVDSVGFNGKPECYYFENPTNPELCQKKPYCLDNPYPMLLVNMGSGVSILAVYSKDNYKRVTGTSLGGGTFLGLCCLLTGCETFEEALEMAAKGDSTNVDKLVKDIYGGDYERFGLQGSAVASSFGNMMSKEKRESISKEDLARATLVTITNNIGSIARMCALNENIDKVVFVGNFLRINMVSMKLLAYAMDFWSKGQLKALFLEHEGYFGAVGALLELFKMTDAQ; this is encoded by the exons cattcCCGTGGTTTGGTATGGATATTGGCGGAACCCTGGTTAAGCTGGTCTACTTTGAACCAAAGGATATCACGGCAgaagaagaacaggaagaagtGGAGAACCTGAAGAGCATCCGGAAGTATCTGACTTCTAACACTGCCTATGGCAAAACTGGGATCCGAGACGTCCACCTGGAGCTGAAAAACCTGACCATGTGCGGGCGCAAAGGGAACCTGCACTTCATTCGCTTTCCCACCTGTGCCATGCACATGTTCATCCAGATGGGCAGCGAGAAGAacttctccagcctccacaccaCCCTCTGTGCCACGGGAGGTGGGGCCTTCAAGTTTGAAGAGGACTTCAGAATG ATTGCAGACCTGCAACTGCACAAACTGGACGAACTGGACTGTTTGATTCAGGGCCTGCTTTACGTTGACTCAGTTGGCTTCAACGGCAAGCCGGAATGTTACTATTTTGAGAACCCCACAAATCCCGAGTTGTGTCAAAAGAAGCCATACTGCCTTGATAACCCATATCCCATGTTGCTGGTTAACATGGGCTCAGGTGTCAGCATTCTAGCAGTGTACTCCAAGGACAACTACAAGAGAGTTACTGGGACCAG TCTTGGAGGCGGGACATTCCTAGGCCTGTGTTGCTTGCTGACTGGTTGTGAGACCTTTGAAGAAGCTCTGGAGATGGCAGCTAAAGGCGACAGCACCAATGTTGATAAGCTGGTGAAGGACATTTACGGAGGAGACTATGAACGATTTGGCCTTCAAGGATCTGCTGTAGCATCAAG CTTTGGCAACATGATGagtaaagaaaagagagagtccATCAGCAAGGAGGACCTCGCCCGTGCCACGCTGGTCACTATCACCAACAACATCGGCTCCATTGCTCGGATGTGTGCACTGAATGAG aatattgACAAAGTTGTATTTGTTGGGAACTTTCTCAGAATCAATATGGTCTCGATGAAGTTGCTAGCATATGCCATGGACTTTTGGTCTAAGGGACAACTTAAAGCACTGTTTTTGGAACATGAG GGTTATTTTGGAGCAGTTGGGGCCCTGTTGGAACTGTTCAAAATGACGGATGCGCAGTAG
- the Pank1 gene encoding pantothenate kinase 1 isoform X2 translates to MKRLKMWGFDSAGQDSHGVPEAFPWFGMDIGGTLVKLVYFEPKDITAEEEQEEVENLKSIRKYLTSNTAYGKTGIRDVHLELKNLTMCGRKGNLHFIRFPTCAMHMFIQMGSEKNFSSLHTTLCATGGGAFKFEEDFRMIADLQLHKLDELDCLIQGLLYVDSVGFNGKPECYYFENPTNPELCQKKPYCLDNPYPMLLVNMGSGVSILAVYSKDNYKRVTGTSLGGGTFLGLCCLLTGCETFEEALEMAAKGDSTNVDKLVKDIYGGDYERFGLQGSAVASSFGNMMSKEKRESISKEDLARATLVTITNNIGSIARMCALNENIDKVVFVGNFLRINMVSMKLLAYAMDFWSKGQLKALFLEHEGYFGAVGALLELFKMTDAQ, encoded by the exons cattcCCGTGGTTTGGTATGGATATTGGCGGAACCCTGGTTAAGCTGGTCTACTTTGAACCAAAGGATATCACGGCAgaagaagaacaggaagaagtGGAGAACCTGAAGAGCATCCGGAAGTATCTGACTTCTAACACTGCCTATGGCAAAACTGGGATCCGAGACGTCCACCTGGAGCTGAAAAACCTGACCATGTGCGGGCGCAAAGGGAACCTGCACTTCATTCGCTTTCCCACCTGTGCCATGCACATGTTCATCCAGATGGGCAGCGAGAAGAacttctccagcctccacaccaCCCTCTGTGCCACGGGAGGTGGGGCCTTCAAGTTTGAAGAGGACTTCAGAATG ATTGCAGACCTGCAACTGCACAAACTGGACGAACTGGACTGTTTGATTCAGGGCCTGCTTTACGTTGACTCAGTTGGCTTCAACGGCAAGCCGGAATGTTACTATTTTGAGAACCCCACAAATCCCGAGTTGTGTCAAAAGAAGCCATACTGCCTTGATAACCCATATCCCATGTTGCTGGTTAACATGGGCTCAGGTGTCAGCATTCTAGCAGTGTACTCCAAGGACAACTACAAGAGAGTTACTGGGACCAG TCTTGGAGGCGGGACATTCCTAGGCCTGTGTTGCTTGCTGACTGGTTGTGAGACCTTTGAAGAAGCTCTGGAGATGGCAGCTAAAGGCGACAGCACCAATGTTGATAAGCTGGTGAAGGACATTTACGGAGGAGACTATGAACGATTTGGCCTTCAAGGATCTGCTGTAGCATCAAG CTTTGGCAACATGATGagtaaagaaaagagagagtccATCAGCAAGGAGGACCTCGCCCGTGCCACGCTGGTCACTATCACCAACAACATCGGCTCCATTGCTCGGATGTGTGCACTGAATGAG aatattgACAAAGTTGTATTTGTTGGGAACTTTCTCAGAATCAATATGGTCTCGATGAAGTTGCTAGCATATGCCATGGACTTTTGGTCTAAGGGACAACTTAAAGCACTGTTTTTGGAACATGAG GGTTATTTTGGAGCAGTTGGGGCCCTGTTGGAACTGTTCAAAATGACGGATGCGCAGTAG
- the Pank1 gene encoding pantothenate kinase 1 isoform X4: protein MDIGGTLVKLVYFEPKDITAEEEQEEVENLKSIRKYLTSNTAYGKTGIRDVHLELKNLTMCGRKGNLHFIRFPTCAMHMFIQMGSEKNFSSLHTTLCATGGGAFKFEEDFRMIADLQLHKLDELDCLIQGLLYVDSVGFNGKPECYYFENPTNPELCQKKPYCLDNPYPMLLVNMGSGVSILAVYSKDNYKRVTGTSLGGGTFLGLCCLLTGCETFEEALEMAAKGDSTNVDKLVKDIYGGDYERFGLQGSAVASSFGNMMSKEKRESISKEDLARATLVTITNNIGSIARMCALNENIDKVVFVGNFLRINMVSMKLLAYAMDFWSKGQLKALFLEHEGYFGAVGALLELFKMTDAQ from the exons ATGGATATTGGCGGAACCCTGGTTAAGCTGGTCTACTTTGAACCAAAGGATATCACGGCAgaagaagaacaggaagaagtGGAGAACCTGAAGAGCATCCGGAAGTATCTGACTTCTAACACTGCCTATGGCAAAACTGGGATCCGAGACGTCCACCTGGAGCTGAAAAACCTGACCATGTGCGGGCGCAAAGGGAACCTGCACTTCATTCGCTTTCCCACCTGTGCCATGCACATGTTCATCCAGATGGGCAGCGAGAAGAacttctccagcctccacaccaCCCTCTGTGCCACGGGAGGTGGGGCCTTCAAGTTTGAAGAGGACTTCAGAATG ATTGCAGACCTGCAACTGCACAAACTGGACGAACTGGACTGTTTGATTCAGGGCCTGCTTTACGTTGACTCAGTTGGCTTCAACGGCAAGCCGGAATGTTACTATTTTGAGAACCCCACAAATCCCGAGTTGTGTCAAAAGAAGCCATACTGCCTTGATAACCCATATCCCATGTTGCTGGTTAACATGGGCTCAGGTGTCAGCATTCTAGCAGTGTACTCCAAGGACAACTACAAGAGAGTTACTGGGACCAG TCTTGGAGGCGGGACATTCCTAGGCCTGTGTTGCTTGCTGACTGGTTGTGAGACCTTTGAAGAAGCTCTGGAGATGGCAGCTAAAGGCGACAGCACCAATGTTGATAAGCTGGTGAAGGACATTTACGGAGGAGACTATGAACGATTTGGCCTTCAAGGATCTGCTGTAGCATCAAG CTTTGGCAACATGATGagtaaagaaaagagagagtccATCAGCAAGGAGGACCTCGCCCGTGCCACGCTGGTCACTATCACCAACAACATCGGCTCCATTGCTCGGATGTGTGCACTGAATGAG aatattgACAAAGTTGTATTTGTTGGGAACTTTCTCAGAATCAATATGGTCTCGATGAAGTTGCTAGCATATGCCATGGACTTTTGGTCTAAGGGACAACTTAAAGCACTGTTTTTGGAACATGAG GGTTATTTTGGAGCAGTTGGGGCCCTGTTGGAACTGTTCAAAATGACGGATGCGCAGTAG